In Aspergillus luchuensis IFO 4308 DNA, chromosome 1, nearly complete sequence, the following are encoded in one genomic region:
- a CDS encoding RTA1 domain-containing protein (COG:S;~EggNog:ENOG410PM9X;~InterPro:IPR007568;~PFAM:PF04479;~TransMembrane:7 (o20-42i49-68o80-108i120-145o157-183i204-224o244-263i);~go_component: GO:0016021 - integral component of membrane [Evidence IEA]) gives MASQNDTNVTFVLYRYTPSIPAAAIFTAVFIILAIVHTYMAFRYRSKYFIPFIIGLLFEAAGYIARIFSHNDPLALGPYIVQTMLILVAPPLFAASIYMTLGRLILYLDAESASLLRVKYIAKIFVVGDIISFLLQCGGGGYMSAGSLSAMEDGAHIVIGGLAVQLLFFGFFIIASAIFHYRVKKNPQYYTTRQVASSSRRDSWECMLWCIYGACVLILIRSIYRVVEFVEGNDGFVMHLEYLLYIFDAVLMALQAMLLLIGYPGRVLGGVKRRDVGVPLEDRADSEERFLRGGKVAV, from the exons ATGGCCTCCCAAAACGACACCAATGTCACCTTCGTCCTCTATCGATACACTCCGTCGATACCAGCTGCTGCCATTTTCACTGCTGTTTTCATCATTTTGGCCATAGTCCACACCTATATGGCTTTCAGGTACCGGTCTAAATATTTCATTCCCTTCATTATTGGGTTACTTT TCGAAGCAGCCGGCTACATCGCCCGAATCTTTTCCCACAATGACCCCCTCGCTCTCGGTCCCTACATCGTCCAGACCatgctcatcctcgtcgctcCTCCACTCTTCGCTGCCTCCATCTACATGACCCTAGGCAGATTGATTCTCTACCTCGACGCCGAATCTGCCTCTCTCCTTCGCGTGAAATATATCGCTAAGATATTCGTCGTCGGGGATAttatctcctttctcttgCAATGCGGAG GTGGTGGCTACATGTCCGCCGGCAGCCTCTCCGCCATGGAAGACGGCGCGCACATCGTCATAGGCGGTCTAGCCGTGcaacttctcttcttcggattTTTCATCATCGCTAGCGCTATTTTCCATTATCGCGTTAAGAAGAATCCGCAATACTACACCACTAGACAAGTggcatcctcctcccgtCGCGACTCGTGGGAATGCATGCTGTGGTGTATTTACGGGGCGTGCGTACTCATTCTCATTCGGTCGATATATCGTGTCGTTGAGTTTGTGGAGGGGAATGATGGATTCGTTATGCATTTGGAATATCTGTTGTATATCTTTGATGCCGTGTTGATGGCGCTGCAGgcgatgttgttgttgattggGTATCCGGGACGGGTGCTGGGAGGGGTGAAACGGAGGGATGTGGGTGTGCCTTTGGAGGATAGGGCGGATTCAGAGGAGAGGTTTTTGAGAGGTGGGAAGGTGGCTGTTTAG